The Polyangium mundeleinium genome contains the following window.
GAGAGGGCCGGAGGGGCCGTCTTCATACGCCTTGCAAGCCGAGGGCCGCAAGGGGAGGGGAGGCGCGCGCGACGTCGAGGACGCTCAGTCGTCGTCCGAGTCGCCGCTGCCGGTGCGCGTCCGATCGCAGGAGGTTTTGATGTTGGCGAGCACGTCGGTGCAAACCGTCCCCCACGCGTACTCGCGGAGCTCCACGCTGCCGCAGTCTCTCGCCTGGATGAGCTTGACGCAGGCGTCGACGTCCACCTTGGCGGAGCAGCCGGAAATGCTGCTGCAGTCGTCCGTCGAAGCCAAGCAGACGTCATTCGCGTCGACGGCGGGCTTGTTGCAGGTCTGAAGCACGCCGTTCGCGGCGTCGACGAGCTTCTGGCACGCGGTCGCGCCGTCGAACTCGTTCTCCTCGCAGCTACAGCCGATGCCGAGCAGGGCGGCGAGGGCGAAGGAAAACGAGATCGCGAGCGCGCGGGATAAGGGATTCGTTCGCATCGTCAAGGATCTTTCCAGTAAGGTTGCCATTCCCGGACGGAACGGCCGGCGCCCCGACGCTAGCAGGAAGCCCGTACCCCTGCAAAGCCGCACCGCTGCGTCGTTTGCCCATCCCGTGACGGACAATGTCCGCCTGGACCTCCGTGTTCGCCATTCTCGAACACGGGTCGAACAATGTCCGACCCATAAGAATCGTCAATGGACAATCGTGTCGAAGGAGCGCACATTGGACGAACCAATCGCGACGCGGTCGCGACCAACGGAGGGCTTGGTTATGATCGACAACAGGATCGAGGTCGTCTTCTCTTTCGACACCACCGGCAGCATGTACCCCTGCTTGACGCAGGTCCGGCGCAAGGTCGGCGAGACGGTGCGGCGATTGATGAAGGAGATCCCGGGGATCCGGATCGGCATCATCGCCCACGGTGATTATTGCGACGCCGGCTCGACGTACGTGACGAAGGCCCTCGACCTGACCGACGACGGCGACGCGATCGTCCGTTTCGTGGAGAAGGTCGGCCCCACGGGCGGCGGCGACGCGCCCGAGTGTTACGAGCTCGTCCTGCACGAGGCCCGCTCGATGTCCTGGACCAAGAACTACACGAAGGTCTTCGTTTTGATGGGCGACGACGTGCCGCACGGGCCGAACCAGAACCCGAAAAAGCTCGATTGGCGCAGTGAGGTCGACGCGCTCGGCGCGGCCGGGATCCCGGTCTACGGCGTGCAATGCCTCGGCCGCCGCCACGCGACGCCGTTTTACGCGGAGCTCGCGCGGAAGAGCGGCGGGTTCCACATCGGCCTCGACCAGTTCGCCTACGTGACCGACATGATCCTCGCGGTTTGCTACAAGCAATCGTCCGACGAGAAGCTCCAGGATTACGAGCGCGAGGTCAAGAAGCAGGGCCGCATGAACCGCGGCCTCGACAAGATGTTCGGCACGATGATGAAGCGCGAGGCGTCCACCGAATACGGCGACACCGACCTCCGCGCCGTGCCGGGCGGCAGGTTCCAGGCGCTCGAGGTGGACCGCGACATGCCCATCAAGCAGTTCGTCCTGGAAAATGGCCTGGCCTTCAAGGCGGGCCGCGGCTTCTACGAGTTCATGAAGACCGAGACGATCCAGGGGCACAAAGAGGTGGTGCTGATGGACCGCAAGACGGGCGATCTCTACAGCGGCGAGCGCGCCCGCGAGATGCTCGGTTTGCCGCCCGGCGCGACCGTGCGCATCAAGCCCGCGAGCCTGGAGAAGTTCGTGGTCTTCGTGCAGAGCACCTCGTACAACCGCAAGCTCATCGGCGGCACGCGCTTCCTTTACGAGGTCGAGGACTGGGCCAAGGCCGAGGCCGCCTGAATCGAAGTCCGATACGTGCTTCCAGGGCTCGGTCCGCCTGCCTCCCGGCGCGGCGTCGGATATGCTTCCGTCAGCCGAGGACCGTCCCTGGAGGTAAAGATGCGCCGGAACCTCTCCCTCATTTCCGTGATCACCGGTCTGGGCGTGGTGGGGTTCATCCCTTCCACGGCCCGGGCTGGCCTTTCGCTGGGCGCCGATATGAACGTGGGTGTCGTGACCAGCGGCGCCGGCCCCATCGGCGACGTCGGCAGCGGCATCGGCGGCCGCATCGGATATCGCGCGAACCTCGGGCCCTTCGCGATCACCCCGGAGATCGGAGGATCCTACCTGCGCCTGAACGCGGTCGAGACCCCGATGCGCGGGGTCGTGGGCGGGCGCCTGGCCTTACGCGGCATGGTGCAGCCCTCGATCTTCGCCCATTACGGGATCGCGCTCGTGCAGCAGGACGTCCGCGGACCCACGTACGACCTGGGCGCAGCGGTCGATTTGAGCGCCGCGATCGTCCGGGTCGGCGTGCACGCGGGGTACGTTGCCGTGCAGAGCACGGCCGATCGGGGGATCTATTCGGTGTACGTGCCCCTCGAATGGGTCGAGCTCGGCTTGCACGCCGGCCTCGGGTTTTAACGGAAGAGGTCTTCGAGCGCCTCGAGCTCGCCGGAATCGAGCCATACGCCGCGGCACTCGATGCACGTGTCGACCGTCACCTCGGAGCCGAAGCCCCAGTTGCGCGCGGCCATCTCGCCTCGGCAGGACGGGCAAACGAGCGTGGCGACGGCCTCTCCGTCGGTCCCCGCGCCGTGCTCCCGGGCGCGCGCGTAGACGCGCTGGAGGGCCGTCGTCGGGGTGCGCGTCGGCTTCGTTTCGCCGTGCGACGCGGCGATCTGGATTTTCGCGAGCTCGCCGTGATCGAGGAAGACGCCGCCGCATCCGCGGCAGCCATCGAGCTCCACGCCGGCCTCGTGAGCGATCGTTTCGAGCCGCTCACGGCGGTGATGGCGGTCTTCGGCGCCGCGGTAGGGGTCGTTCGTCAGGTCGATCTTGCAACGAGGGCATTCCATCGGTTCCCGATGCTACCAGACCTCTCGCCGCGTCCGGAAGCGAGGAAGGCAAGCCGATTTCGTGCGCACCGCCGGTACGTTATCGTTCGCCACTCCGCATGGATCACGGCCCCCGTGTGGAGCGGGGAGCTGCCGCCCGGCATGAAGGCCGAATGAAATCGCGGAGTTCTGCGTTCGTCTCCCTTGCACGCCCCGGGCCCCCCTGCTATCCACTCCCTCGCGCGCCGCGTGTCGACCTGTCCCCCCCCCGAGGTCCACGTGGCGCGTCTTTTTTGTGCCTTCCAGGCGTGGACCCGGCGGGTCGGGCCGAGCGATGCGCGTGATTTTTTGAGGCGCTGCTCCTTCGCGACCCGTTACACTCGGTCCGTCGAGAGGCACCGATGCGTATTGCGCTCCTGTATCCCCCGCCCTGGAAGATCCCGGCTCGCGGCGAGCCGTACGACATGCGCGGCGACGGGCCGCCCGCCGAGTACCGCGAGGGAGATCTCGACGCGGACTTCTACCAGATCCCCTATGGCCTGCTGTCGATCGCGGCGCAGGCCCTTCGCGCCGGTCATCAGGTCAAGATCCTGAACCTCTCGGCGATGACGTGGGCGACGGTCGAGGAGGTGCTCTCCACGCTCGACGCCGATCTCTACGCAATGTCGTGCTGGACCGCGAACCGCCGCGGCGTCGCGCTCGTCGCGAAGGCGATCCGCGCGCGCCGCCCGAAGGCGCCCATCGTCGTCGGGGGACCCCACGCGAGCCCGTTCGCGAAGGAGATCCTCGAACACTGGCCCGAGGTGGACGTCGCCACGATCGGCGAGAGTGAAATCACGTTCCTCGAGATCGTGGATCGCCTCTCGGCGGGGCGCAGCTTGCGCGGGCTCGCGGGCGCGGCGTATCGATTCGAAGGCCGCGTGGAGATGGGGCCGAGCCGCGCGTCGATCGAGGATCTCGACACGCTCGCCTCGCCGCACGCGTTTTTCGACACGCACATCCTGATGACGTCCCGCGGCTGCCCGTGGGCTTGCACGTTCTGCGGGGCCGAGAACACCTGGGGACGCGGGTTTCGGGGGCAATCGGTGTCGCACGTGCTCGACGTGCTCGAAACGACGGTGGCGCGTTTGCCCGTGAAGATGATCTTGGTCAAAGACGACACGTTCACCACGAACCGAAAACGCGTCCTTGACCTGTGCCGCGGCATCCGGGAGCGGAACCTTCGATTCTTGTGGAGCTGCGACACGCGCGTCGACGTGCTCGGCGAGGAGTTGCTCTACGAGATGCGCCTCGCGGGCTGCGAGCGGCTCTCGCTCGGCGTGGAGAGCGGCTCGCCGAAGATTTTGAAGGCGGTCGACAAGAAGATCACGGTCCAGAAGATCATCGATTCGACCGAGCTCGCGAAGAAATACGGCATCAAGGTCCGTTACTTCATGATGCTCGGCAACCGCGGCGAGACGGCCGAGACGTTCCGCGAGACCCTCGCGTTCCTCGACCGCGCGCGGCCCCATCAATACATCTTTTCGTGCCTCTCCATTTACCCTGGCACGCACGATTACGACGAGGCGACGGCCACCGGATGGCTCGATCCGGAGGTGTATTTCACGGGGGATTTCCAGGAGCTCAAGGTCCCCTTCGACGCCTCCGAGGAGGACACGAAGCTCATGAGCGACTGGTTCCGCGAGAACAGCGGCCTGCGCGAGCATTTCCGGGAGAGCGCGGCCGAGTGCGAGGCGATCCTCGCGCGGCTCGGGGATCACCACGCCGCGCACCTCGACTGCGCGAGCGCCCATTACCGGGAAAACAACCTGGATGCGGCCGAGCGGCACGCGGCGCGGGCGCTCGAGCTCGGACACCCCTTGCCCGGGCTTTGCTTGAACATGCTCGCGGTGATCGCGGCCCGGCGCTCGGCCTGGAAGAACATGCAAGACCTCTTCACGGAGGCCTGGCGCAAGGATCCCCAGCACTGGGTGCTCGTGCGCAACGTGCAAAAGGTGAAGGCGTGGCTCGATCAGGCGGGGCCGCTGCGGGGCCTGCCGCTCGAGCTCGAAGCGCACAACGAGTTTCAGCTCCTCGAACGGACCGTGCAGCCGATGCTCCCGGGGCCGCTGCCGCCCGATTACGCAGTCTGGAGCGCGCCCGCGCCGCGCGCGCAGAATCCCGAGATGCGCGTCCCGCAGACCGGCAGCCACGCCTCATTCCAGCCGAAAACACGGCTCCGCGTGGTTACGTGAGGGCTCAGTTGCAGCTCGCCTCCGTCGCTCCGCCGAAGACCGTCGTCCAGTACACGCCGTAATCGCCGCCGCCGGTCGCGCGGCCGATGCCGATCACCGTGTACGAGCTGCCGAGCATGTTCGCGTTGTGCCCGGACGAGTTCTTCCATTGCGTGAACACCGCGTCGGCGGTGCTGTTGCCCGCGGCGATGTTCTCGCCCATCGCGGTCTGCACGGGACACGCATGGTCGTAGCAGGCGTCGCACGCGCGGTCGCTGAAGCCCGAGCCGTTCTGGCCGGTGTGCGAGAAATAATTCTGGTCGCGCATGTCCTCGCTGTGCCCCTGCGCGGCGCGGTTCAGCGAGGTGCACGCCGCGAGCGGCGGCAGGTTGTTCGACGCACGGTAATCGTTCAGGATCGCCAAAAATCCCTTCTCCTCGACATCGAGCGCCGTCGTGGCCTCGCCGGCGCCCGCGCACATCGCGCACGCGCCACAATCGGAGGCGCAGTTCATGCACGTCTCGGCGCCGCTGCAAACTCCATTGCCACAACACGCGCCGCAATCCTTCGGGCACGTCTCGCAGCTCTCGCCGCCGCCGCACGTCCCGTCCCCGCAGCCGACGCCGCCGCCGGAGCTCGCCGTGGAAGAGGCGCCTCCACCCCCGGCGCCTTGCCCCGCGCCGCCCGCGCCTGCACTCCCCGCGCCGCCGCCGCCCGCACTGCCGCCGCCCGCGTCGCCTGCGCTGCCTGCGCTGCTGCTCGCAGGGCCATTTTGCATTCCCGCTGAACCCCCATCGCCTTGGTCCGGGCCTTCGCCGTCATCGGTCCCGCCGATGACGCCAGTGCAGGCGCCGAGCGCGAGAAAAGAAAGGAGCGCGAGGGACGCCGTCACGAAAGCCGAGCGATTTTGCATGGCGTCGATCCTACGTCGGATGCATCGCGCGCCTCTACCGAGAACATGCACGATTGCGTGCTTTGCGGGCGGTATAGGTTTGCCGCCGGCGCATTTTTCCGACAAGGGGGCCTTTCCGGCCCAACACGCGGCGGCAAGCCGCGTGCATGGTGGGGAGACCTGTCTCATGCGAGCGCGGCTCCCGACCCCGACCGTGCACCGGCTGATCAGCTCCCCGCTCGGGGCCCTGCTCGATACGCCCACGTACGAACGATTCAAGCTGGAACGTCTGCCGTTCGAGCTGCGCCTCCTGCGCCTCGGCGCCATGGCCGCGGCCCTCGGCTCGTCCGACGCGGACGAATTGATCGCGCGCCTCGGCGTGAAGGGCGAGGTCCCGACGACGATGCGGCGCCGCCTCGCCCGGGGGCTGACGCAATTCGCACGAGTGCGCATGGCGCGGGAGGACATCACGCGCCGCTGGGAGCGCGCCGTATGGGGCGAACCCTGGCCGTCGCCCGGGCGCGAGGAGCTCATCCGGCTGGAAATCGAGCGGCGCGTGCGCGCGCGGCGGTGCCTCGTCCCCCAGCGAACGCTCGGGTTTTTTGCTGAAAAGATCCAATTTGATCCGATCGCTTTTCACGTGCCCTCGCCCGGCGAGGTCGCGGCGCGGTGGGCGCGGGAGCTCGCGCGGCCGGAGCTTTTGTATGCATTGCCCGCGGAGCTGCCTCCGATCGAGCGGTCCCGCGCGCTGCCGGGGCCCGTCGGACCCGAATACCTGATCCGGTTTCGTTCGCCCTCGCGCATCGGCGACCTCGTTCACGCCCGCGTCTTCGAGCCGGAGCGGCGCGAGGAGGTCGCGGCGACGTTCATTTACGCAGGCGGCCTTTTCACGGCCTGCGACGATGACGTGTATTGGCCCGAGGAGGAGGCCATGGGGCGAGGGCTCGCCGCGCGGGGGCATCGCGTGGTCCTGCTCGCGCTGCCCTGGCACGGGAGGCGCGCGCCCGCCGGAAAGGCGAGCGGCGAGGCGAGCCTTTCGGCAGGGCCCGAAGGGCTCTTTCGTTTGTGCGCAGCCGGCGCCCAGGAAATGGCGGTGCTCATTGCGTGGGCCCGCGAGCTCGGTTCGTCCGTGGTCGGCATCGGGGGCACGAGCATCGGGGCGCTCGTGGCGCAGGCGGTTTGTGGCCGCGCGCGGAGTTTCCCCCGCGGGATGCGCCCCGACGCCGTCTTCCTCGCCGGCGCGGCCCTCCGGCTCGACGAGGCGATCCTCGACGCGCCCCTCGCCGAACGAATGGGTCTGTCCCAGGCGATCCTGGAAGCAGGCTGGACACGCGAGGCCCTCGCTTGTTTACGGGATGTCTTTGATCCCCCAAGCGAGCCAGGCATTCCGCCGGAGCGTATTCACGCCGTGCTCGGGCTTTCGGACCCGTTTCTCCCGGCCACGCTCGGGCGCGAGCTTCTGCGCGCGTGGCACGTGCCGGAGGGGAACATAACATTGCGGCCCGGGGGCCAGGTCGGTTTGCTCCTCCACCTCGTTCGGGATTCGGATGCGCGCCTCACCATCGCGGGCGCGCTTCACCGCGCGGCGCGGGCCGTTCGCGCGTGACGTCGGGCCGCGAAGGTGTATCCTCCGCGCCCGCTCATGTCGAACTGGTCGACCTTCACCCTGCCCTTCGAGGGCCTGGAGCTGCCGCGATTCCTCCTCACGCTGGAGCAGTCGCTCGCCGCGTTCCCCGGCGCCCGCGTCACGTTCGTCGAGCTCGACGCCGCCGACGATCCCGACGAACCCCTCTGCGGCATCGAGATCGCCCTGCCGCGCCCACTCGTCGAGCACCACCGCGCGCCCGACGATCCCGAATTGCCGGAAGAGGAGGACGCCCCGAGCGCCGAGATCACGCTCTCCGCCGAAGGCGAAGAGACGACGCTCGCCGTGGACCTCGAACGAAACGCCTTCGTGATGCCGGTGCTCGTCAAGATCGTCGAGGACGTCCTGCGCCGCCTCGAGGTGATCGCCGAGGACGAGGACGAAAACGAGGAAGACGAAGAAGACGAAGAAGACGAGGACGAGGAATTCGACGAGGAAGACGAAGACGAGGACGAAGAAGACGAGGACGACGAGGACGAGGACGAGGACGAGGACGAGGACGAGGACGAGGACGAGGACGAGGACGAGGACGAGGAAGACGAAATCGAGGACGAGGTCGGAGAAGCCTTCGAATCGCTCCGTGTCGTCGCCGTGCGGACGTTCGGGGCCGTGGAAGGGGACGAGGCGTCCTTTTCATTCACGGTCTCCTGGGAGGAGCCGCCCCGCAAGAAGGGCGTCCGCGTCCGCGCATTCGAGCCCACATTCGCAGTAGGCGAGGGCGCAGGCGCGTCGTGGGTGGCGCTCGAATGCGAAGTTTGCCCGCTCGCGGCGCTCGCGCCAGCCGAGGCGGTCGGCATCAACACGGCCGCCGATTTCCAGATGTCCCTCGACGGCGAGACGTACCTCCTCACGACGAGTTATCCCGTGCGCGCGCTCGACGCGTCCTTGTTCCTGGAGATCTCGCTCGCGCTCGCCGAGCAGGCAGACATCCTCGGTCTGGCCATCGAAGAAGGCAAGCTCGCCCGTTCCTGAGAGAAAACCATGCCCCGTCCGTTCTGCTTCACGCTGCCCTACGCTCGGTTCTCCCCAGCCCACGCACTCGCAAGCCTGGAGGAGGCCATGGCCTTTTTCCCGGACGCACGCATCGCGCGGGCCATCGTCGACATGGAGCAAGAAGCCCCGCAAGGGCTCGACGTCGACATCGAGCTCGGTCCCTCCCTCCTGCCCGAGTCCGCCGGAGAGGAGCTGCGCATCGGGACGCTCTCGGTGCGATTCGACGGCCAGACCGTGTCCCTCGTCATCGACCCGCGGGATTCGGGCGCCGTGTTGCCCGCCATTTTCGCAATCGCCGAGGCCATGCTCGCAAGCGTGCGAGACCTCGCCGCAGTGGCCGCAGGCGAGGACGTCGAGGAAGAGGAAGCGACCGAAGCAGACGTGGATCCGTGGAGCAAACCGGCATCCTTCGACGATCTCGCGCGTCGCGCACGCCAC
Protein-coding sequences here:
- a CDS encoding vWA domain-containing protein gives rise to the protein MIDNRIEVVFSFDTTGSMYPCLTQVRRKVGETVRRLMKEIPGIRIGIIAHGDYCDAGSTYVTKALDLTDDGDAIVRFVEKVGPTGGGDAPECYELVLHEARSMSWTKNYTKVFVLMGDDVPHGPNQNPKKLDWRSEVDALGAAGIPVYGVQCLGRRHATPFYAELARKSGGFHIGLDQFAYVTDMILAVCYKQSSDEKLQDYEREVKKQGRMNRGLDKMFGTMMKREASTEYGDTDLRAVPGGRFQALEVDRDMPIKQFVLENGLAFKAGRGFYEFMKTETIQGHKEVVLMDRKTGDLYSGERAREMLGLPPGATVRIKPASLEKFVVFVQSTSYNRKLIGGTRFLYEVEDWAKAEAA
- a CDS encoding TFIIB-type zinc ribbon-containing protein; amino-acid sequence: MECPRCKIDLTNDPYRGAEDRHHRRERLETIAHEAGVELDGCRGCGGVFLDHGELAKIQIAASHGETKPTRTPTTALQRVYARAREHGAGTDGEAVATLVCPSCRGEMAARNWGFGSEVTVDTCIECRGVWLDSGELEALEDLFR
- a CDS encoding B12-binding domain-containing radical SAM protein: MRIALLYPPPWKIPARGEPYDMRGDGPPAEYREGDLDADFYQIPYGLLSIAAQALRAGHQVKILNLSAMTWATVEEVLSTLDADLYAMSCWTANRRGVALVAKAIRARRPKAPIVVGGPHASPFAKEILEHWPEVDVATIGESEITFLEIVDRLSAGRSLRGLAGAAYRFEGRVEMGPSRASIEDLDTLASPHAFFDTHILMTSRGCPWACTFCGAENTWGRGFRGQSVSHVLDVLETTVARLPVKMILVKDDTFTTNRKRVLDLCRGIRERNLRFLWSCDTRVDVLGEELLYEMRLAGCERLSLGVESGSPKILKAVDKKITVQKIIDSTELAKKYGIKVRYFMMLGNRGETAETFRETLAFLDRARPHQYIFSCLSIYPGTHDYDEATATGWLDPEVYFTGDFQELKVPFDASEEDTKLMSDWFRENSGLREHFRESAAECEAILARLGDHHAAHLDCASAHYRENNLDAAERHAARALELGHPLPGLCLNMLAVIAARRSAWKNMQDLFTEAWRKDPQHWVLVRNVQKVKAWLDQAGPLRGLPLELEAHNEFQLLERTVQPMLPGPLPPDYAVWSAPAPRAQNPEMRVPQTGSHASFQPKTRLRVVT
- a CDS encoding CAP domain-containing protein yields the protein MQNRSAFVTASLALLSFLALGACTGVIGGTDDGEGPDQGDGGSAGMQNGPASSSAGSAGDAGGGSAGGGGAGSAGAGGAGQGAGGGGASSTASSGGGVGCGDGTCGGGESCETCPKDCGACCGNGVCSGAETCMNCASDCGACAMCAGAGEATTALDVEEKGFLAILNDYRASNNLPPLAACTSLNRAAQGHSEDMRDQNYFSHTGQNGSGFSDRACDACYDHACPVQTAMGENIAAGNSTADAVFTQWKNSSGHNANMLGSSYTVIGIGRATGGGDYGVYWTTVFGGATEASCN